The Paenibacillus beijingensis nucleotide sequence ATTGTTAAAACTTTGGTATTGAGCCTATTTTTGATGGATTTCGGCATTTTTGCGTTCTCGAGTACCGCTTCTTGGGGGCGAAATGTTCCTTTATCAGCATACCTGATAAATCTTATAAGATTATTCTTATTGACCCTTGCGCTTTACTCTGTTAGGTTCAAGAGAGTGAAAAAATAGTTGGGCACAAATAATACGATTTAATATTAAGCATGCTACGTGAGGTGGATATCGGTGGAATTTCGAGTAACAAACAGTCCTTTTAGTCAGGAACAAGCAGATCTGCTTAACCGCCTTCTGCCCGGTTTAACGGAGGCGCAGCGGATTTGGCTGAGCGGATATCTTGCGGCAGTTCCCGGAGCGGCTGCAGCAGCCCAGCCCGGACAAGCGCCGGCAGCGATCCCGGCAGCAAATGCGGTCGTTGCTTCCAAAGAAGTGACCGTGCTTTTTGGCTCGCAGACCGGCAACAGCAACAGCTTGGCCAAGAAGCTTTCCAATCAGCTGAAAGAGCGGGGTTTTGAAGTCACGATCTCCTCGATGGGCGATTTCAAGCCGAACACGTTAAAGAAAGTCCAGAACCTGCTTATCGTGGTCAGTACCCACGGCGAAGGAGAGCCGCCGGATAACGCGATCGCCTTCTATGAGTTCCTTCATAGCAAGCGAGCGCCTCAGCTTACGGATACGCAGTATTCCGTGCTCGCACTCGGAGATTCCTCTTACGAGTTTTTCTGCCAAACGGGCAAAGATTTCGACAAGCGTCTGGAAGAGCTGGGCGCCAAGCAGCTTGCGCCGCGCGTCGACTGCGACGTCGATTTCGACGAGCCGGCCGCGGAATGGATGAATCAAGTCTTGAGCTCCCTGAGCGAAGCGGGAGCGGCCCCGGCAGCCGTAAGCGGAGCCGGCGCGGCAGTTGTCAGCGGAGTTGAATCGGAATATTCGAGAACGAATCCGTTTCAGGCCGAAGTTCTTGAAAATTTGAATCTGAACGGCCGGGGATCGGAGCGGGAAACCCGCCACGTTGAGATTTCACTTGAAGGCTCGAATCTTCAGTATGAACCGGGAGACAGCCTGGGCATGTATCCGGAAAACCATCCCCGCCTTGTGGACGAGCTGATCGAAGCGATGGGCTGGAACGCGGATGAGCCCGTTACCGTCAACAAAAATGGCGAAAAGCGCTCGCTAAAAGAGGCGCTGCTGCGCGTTTATGAGATCACCGTGCTGACGAAGCCGCTGCTGGAGCAAGTGGCGAAGACTGCTCCGGGCAATGCGCTGAAGGAGCTTCTGGAGTCGGGACGCGAACAGGAGCTCAGAGCCTATTTGAACGGGCGGGATCTGCTGGACCTGGTGCAGGATTACTCCCTTAAAGGCATTCCCGCGGACGCGTTCGTACCGCTTCTTCGGAAGATTCCGGCCCGTCTGTACTCGATCTCCAGCAGCCCGAAGGCGTTCCCGGATGAGGTCCACCTCACGGTCCGCACGGTCCGTTACGAGGCGCGCGGCAGAGACCGGTACGGCGTTTGCTCGGTTCAGCTCGCGGAGCGGGTGCAGCCTGGCGATACGCTGCCGATCTATATTCAGCATAACCCAAGCTTCAAGCTTCCGGAAAACCCGGATACGCCGATCATTATGGTGGGACCGGGAACGGGTGTCGCTCCGTTCAGAGCGTTCCTGGGAGAGCGGGAAGAGACCGGAGCTGGAGGAAAGACGTGGCTGTTCTACGGCGATCAGCACTTCTCCACAGACTTCCTGTACCAGGTTGAATGGCAGCGCTGGCTCAAAGAAGGCGTGCTGACGCGCATGGATGTCGCGTTCTCCCGCGATTCCGAAGAGAAGGTGTACGTCCAGCACCGGATGCTGGAAAAAAGCCGCGAGCTCTATCAATGGCTGCAGGAAGGCGCAAGCGTGTATGTCTGCGGCGACGAGAAGAAGATGGCGCATGACGTCCATGCGGCGCTGGCAACGATCCTCGAGCAAGAGGGCGGCCTGAGCCCGGAGGAAGCCGCGGAATATTTGATCCGTATGCAGCAGCAGAAACGTTACCAGCGGGATGTATACTAGACCTTAGGGCTTATGATCGTGAAAGGAGACTGCCAGCATGGCACTAAATAAATTTTTTATTCCGGAGGACGCTCCGCAAAGCGATGTCGAGCATATTAAGCGCCGGAGCAATTATTTGCGGGGAAGTCT carries:
- a CDS encoding assimilatory sulfite reductase (NADPH) flavoprotein subunit encodes the protein MEFRVTNSPFSQEQADLLNRLLPGLTEAQRIWLSGYLAAVPGAAAAAQPGQAPAAIPAANAVVASKEVTVLFGSQTGNSNSLAKKLSNQLKERGFEVTISSMGDFKPNTLKKVQNLLIVVSTHGEGEPPDNAIAFYEFLHSKRAPQLTDTQYSVLALGDSSYEFFCQTGKDFDKRLEELGAKQLAPRVDCDVDFDEPAAEWMNQVLSSLSEAGAAPAAVSGAGAAVVSGVESEYSRTNPFQAEVLENLNLNGRGSERETRHVEISLEGSNLQYEPGDSLGMYPENHPRLVDELIEAMGWNADEPVTVNKNGEKRSLKEALLRVYEITVLTKPLLEQVAKTAPGNALKELLESGREQELRAYLNGRDLLDLVQDYSLKGIPADAFVPLLRKIPARLYSISSSPKAFPDEVHLTVRTVRYEARGRDRYGVCSVQLAERVQPGDTLPIYIQHNPSFKLPENPDTPIIMVGPGTGVAPFRAFLGEREETGAGGKTWLFYGDQHFSTDFLYQVEWQRWLKEGVLTRMDVAFSRDSEEKVYVQHRMLEKSRELYQWLQEGASVYVCGDEKKMAHDVHAALATILEQEGGLSPEEAAEYLIRMQQQKRYQRDVY